The following proteins come from a genomic window of Shewanella halifaxensis HAW-EB4:
- a CDS encoding gamma carbonic anhydrase family protein yields MPSSRNHNSLRPYKGIVPTLKSNVYVDEACVLVGDITLDDDASVWPLVAARGDVNHIYIGKRSNIQDGTVLHVTRKSPSLPDGHPLIIGDDVTIGHKAMLHGCRVGNRILVGMGAIILDGAILEDDVILGAGSLVPPGKVLKSGFLYVGSPAKQARPLTDAELAFLPQSADNYVRLKNEYLQEGE; encoded by the coding sequence ATGCCTAGTTCAAGAAACCATAATTCACTGCGCCCGTATAAAGGGATAGTGCCAACACTAAAAAGTAATGTTTATGTTGATGAGGCTTGCGTTCTAGTCGGTGATATCACTCTAGATGATGACGCCAGTGTTTGGCCTTTAGTCGCTGCACGGGGTGATGTTAATCATATCTATATAGGTAAGAGGTCGAACATCCAAGATGGTACCGTGTTGCATGTTACCCGCAAGTCGCCCTCACTACCTGACGGTCACCCGCTGATTATTGGGGATGATGTCACGATTGGCCACAAGGCTATGTTGCATGGCTGCCGAGTCGGTAATCGTATTTTGGTCGGTATGGGAGCGATCATCTTAGATGGTGCAATATTAGAAGATGATGTCATCCTTGGCGCTGGTTCTCTCGTACCGCCAGGAAAAGTATTAAAGAGTGGTTTTCTATATGTAGGTAGCCCAGCTAAGCAGGCTCGTCCACTTACAGATGCTGAGCTAGCCTTCCTGCCGCAATCTGCTGACAATTATGTCAGGCTGAAGAATGAATATTTGCAAGAAGGTGAGTAA
- a CDS encoding YkgJ family cysteine cluster protein, whose translation MNCRLGCGACCIAPSITTPIPGMPDGKPAGIRCIQLDDSNLCKLFGQQQRPAVCGLFAATEDACGKTNAEALWLIGSLEMATSA comes from the coding sequence ATGAATTGTCGTTTAGGTTGTGGTGCATGTTGCATTGCGCCATCTATTACTACTCCTATTCCAGGTATGCCAGATGGAAAGCCGGCAGGGATTAGATGTATACAGCTAGATGATAGCAACTTATGTAAATTGTTCGGACAGCAACAAAGACCTGCCGTATGCGGTTTGTTCGCGGCAACCGAAGACGCTTGTGGTAAAACCAATGCTGAAGCTCTGTGGTTAATCGGGTCTTTAGAAATGGCTACAAGCGCCTAA
- a CDS encoding Rrf2 family transcriptional regulator, whose protein sequence is MQLTRYTDYGLRTLMYLAVNSERESLFRISEITEVFDLSANHISKVVHHLGKLGYLQTVRGKSGGFKLAKPAAEINIGQVVRALENSLAPIDCSKPYCLFTPACKLKGALGDAVNAYLAVLDAYTLDMIVTNKQELKSLLPDLSISILQ, encoded by the coding sequence ATGCAGTTAACTCGTTACACAGATTATGGCTTAAGAACGCTGATGTATTTAGCGGTGAACTCCGAGCGAGAGTCGCTTTTCCGTATCTCTGAGATCACAGAAGTATTTGACCTGTCTGCCAACCATATTTCTAAGGTTGTACATCATTTGGGGAAGCTAGGCTATTTGCAAACCGTTCGTGGTAAGAGTGGCGGTTTTAAACTTGCTAAACCTGCAGCTGAAATCAATATCGGTCAGGTGGTACGGGCTTTAGAAAACTCTTTGGCGCCTATCGACTGCAGTAAGCCATATTGCTTGTTTACCCCAGCTTGTAAGCTAAAGGGAGCATTAGGCGATGCCGTTAATGCTTATTTGGCTGTGCTAGATGCCTATACTCTAGATATGATAGTAACAAACAAGCAAGAGCTTAAGTCGCTACTGCCAGATCTGTCTATCTCAATCTTGCAGTAA
- a CDS encoding divergent polysaccharide deacetylase family protein, translated as MAIIIDDLGYRQSDKAVLSLPANITLSILPHTPLGQSLAREAYLQGNEVLVHLPMQALNGKAIGPGALTNTMSETELKTQIADSINSVPNASGANNHMGSLLTQLNSPMRWVMESLQQHNLYFIDSMTTKYTRAGAIAESMGVPLLRREIFLDNDRSPAGLEKQFNYAISLAHTKRNIVVIAHPYPETIEFLNENLHRLQSSNIDLVPTSQLLPQRVATKSLADQALLQD; from the coding sequence ATGGCCATCATTATTGATGATCTCGGATATCGTCAATCTGATAAGGCGGTGTTGAGTTTGCCCGCCAACATCACTCTTTCTATATTGCCGCACACGCCATTAGGCCAAAGTCTCGCCCGAGAAGCTTACCTACAAGGGAATGAAGTTTTAGTCCACCTGCCGATGCAAGCGCTAAATGGCAAGGCTATTGGTCCCGGCGCTTTAACTAACACTATGAGCGAAACAGAGTTGAAGACCCAAATAGCAGACTCTATCAATAGCGTACCTAACGCTAGCGGCGCTAATAATCATATGGGAAGTTTGCTGACCCAGCTTAATAGCCCCATGCGTTGGGTTATGGAGTCGTTGCAGCAGCACAATTTATATTTTATCGATAGCATGACGACCAAATATACTCGAGCAGGTGCAATAGCGGAGTCAATGGGTGTACCACTATTAAGAAGGGAGATATTTCTAGATAACGATAGATCGCCAGCAGGATTAGAAAAACAGTTTAACTATGCTATTTCTTTGGCACACACTAAGCGCAATATTGTGGTCATAGCGCACCCATACCCAGAAACAATCGAGTTTCTCAATGAGAATCTACACCGTTTGCAGAGTAGTAATATCGACTTGGTGCCCACCTCACAGTTATTACCGCAACGTGTAGCCACCAAATCATTAGCAGACCAAGCGTTACTGCAAGATTGA
- a CDS encoding S41 family peptidase, whose amino-acid sequence MSQCIRYFCCLAVGLALGLSVTLSGQEHTQEYKSHLSYPVLLDIIDTVETYYVQKFTEEELIEAAIEGIFNKLDPYSSFLDKQTFTSMQELNSGEYFGFGVEIATDNDQITIVTPFAESPAEAAGIKPGDRVIKLNKQRVTAEKLESILNEIKQHSLDNQPIELEMVRANSDVHYSVTISPSLIAINSVEAEILDNQIGYIRLSSFQENTTQELVKQLSAWQSEKLNGIILDLRNNPGGLLDQAITVADIFLDKGRIVATEGRFFDANSDYYASPQTMATNIPLSVLINKGSASASEVLAAALQENGRAKLIGQTSFGKGTIQSLIPTLMDGNAIKLTIAKYTTPNGKDINSKGIEPDIKIELEAVSDEESMPIIEKNSLRESVAQDKLVSSAIAWIQAEK is encoded by the coding sequence ATGTCACAGTGCATTCGTTACTTTTGCTGTCTTGCAGTGGGGTTAGCATTAGGGTTATCGGTTACCCTATCCGGACAAGAACACACCCAAGAATATAAGTCTCACTTAAGTTACCCAGTGCTTCTCGATATCATCGACACTGTAGAGACCTATTACGTACAAAAATTCACAGAAGAGGAACTTATAGAGGCTGCCATCGAAGGCATTTTCAATAAGCTCGATCCCTACTCAAGCTTCCTAGATAAACAAACCTTTACCAGTATGCAAGAGCTCAACAGTGGTGAATACTTCGGTTTTGGTGTTGAAATAGCGACTGATAACGACCAAATTACCATAGTTACGCCTTTCGCAGAGTCACCTGCAGAAGCGGCTGGGATTAAACCGGGTGACCGAGTCATCAAACTCAATAAACAACGAGTTACCGCAGAGAAACTAGAGAGTATTCTCAATGAGATCAAGCAGCATAGCTTAGATAACCAGCCCATTGAACTTGAGATGGTGAGAGCCAACTCAGATGTACACTACTCTGTTACCATCAGTCCGAGCCTTATCGCAATAAACTCTGTCGAGGCCGAGATCCTCGACAATCAGATTGGCTATATCCGTCTTTCGAGTTTTCAAGAGAATACCACTCAAGAGCTTGTCAAACAGCTATCAGCTTGGCAATCAGAGAAGCTAAACGGCATTATTCTTGACCTTAGAAATAACCCTGGAGGGCTACTAGACCAAGCAATTACCGTTGCCGACATATTCCTCGACAAGGGACGGATCGTGGCGACTGAGGGGCGCTTCTTCGATGCAAATTCTGACTATTACGCCTCACCGCAAACTATGGCAACTAACATTCCGCTATCGGTACTGATAAATAAAGGCTCTGCGTCTGCATCTGAAGTGCTAGCAGCAGCCTTACAAGAAAATGGTCGAGCCAAGTTAATCGGCCAAACTAGCTTTGGCAAGGGCACCATACAAAGTCTTATTCCGACCCTGATGGATGGCAATGCCATTAAGCTAACAATAGCCAAATACACGACACCAAACGGTAAAGACATTAACTCGAAAGGTATTGAACCAGATATAAAAATCGAACTAGAAGCTGTATCAGATGAGGAAAGTATGCCTATAATCGAAAAAAATTCACTCCGTGAGTCTGTTGCTCAAGATAAATTGGTCAGCTCGGCTATAGCATGGATTCAAGCAGAAAAATAA
- a CDS encoding murein hydrolase activator EnvC family protein — protein sequence MNIRFFIKASIIAGFLSLPLTVNATDLERRQSELKSIQVQINKQQSAVKNTSKQRERLVSLLKDDEKAIAQAARKVNTTKQALAKTDKKIAELDRKHVQLDKLKKAQQKSLSNQLASAYLAGNHDYTKMLLNQQSPASIERLLAYYQYLNNARIDSINQLQTTLKELDQIQADQQEQQNRLNQLVLEQQQQAKKLNQEQSQRQNTLTQLQRTLNNSGAKLEQLQIEEASLKRVVEQALLAMKNNPSYEGLSSRNKLKWPTKGHIKSAFGSRRSGQVKWKGVIISADEGQNVSAIAGGKVIYADWLRGFGMVLVVDHGKGYMSLYGHAQALLKSAGDSVSKGEPVALVGRSGGQTEPGLYFEVRHKGQAVDPARYCKR from the coding sequence GTGAACATTCGATTTTTTATAAAAGCCAGCATTATTGCTGGCTTTCTATCACTTCCTTTAACGGTTAACGCAACGGATCTAGAGCGTCGTCAGTCTGAGCTAAAATCGATTCAAGTGCAGATAAACAAGCAACAGTCTGCGGTTAAAAATACCAGTAAACAAAGGGAGCGATTGGTCTCTTTATTGAAAGATGATGAAAAAGCGATTGCTCAAGCAGCAAGAAAAGTAAACACCACCAAGCAAGCTCTAGCTAAAACTGATAAGAAAATTGCTGAACTAGACAGAAAACATGTTCAATTAGATAAACTAAAAAAAGCACAACAAAAATCACTGTCAAATCAACTCGCGAGTGCCTATTTAGCAGGAAATCACGATTACACAAAAATGCTGTTAAATCAGCAGTCCCCAGCAAGTATTGAGCGCCTTCTGGCTTATTATCAATATTTGAATAATGCTCGTATCGACTCAATAAACCAATTACAGACAACCTTAAAAGAGTTAGACCAAATTCAAGCGGATCAGCAAGAACAACAAAATCGTCTGAATCAGCTGGTGCTTGAACAGCAGCAGCAAGCTAAAAAGCTCAATCAAGAACAGTCGCAAAGACAGAATACTCTGACACAACTGCAAAGAACCTTAAACAATAGCGGTGCAAAACTAGAGCAACTACAAATTGAAGAAGCCAGCCTTAAGAGGGTGGTCGAGCAAGCCTTACTTGCAATGAAGAACAACCCGTCATACGAAGGACTATCTAGCCGTAACAAGCTAAAGTGGCCCACCAAGGGGCATATAAAATCAGCCTTTGGTAGTAGACGCTCCGGCCAGGTGAAGTGGAAAGGCGTCATCATTTCAGCCGATGAAGGCCAAAATGTGAGCGCAATTGCTGGCGGTAAGGTGATTTATGCCGATTGGCTACGCGGCTTTGGTATGGTTTTAGTGGTCGATCACGGTAAAGGCTACATGAGTTTATACGGTCATGCACAAGCATTACTAAAGAGCGCGGGTGACTCTGTTAGCAAAGGAGAACCGGTTGCTTTAGTCGGGCGTTCGGGTGGACAGACAGAGCCTGGCCTATACTTTGAAGTAAGGCACAAGGGGCAAGCTGTCGATCCTGCAAGGTATTGCAAACGTTAG
- the gpmM gene encoding 2,3-bisphosphoglycerate-independent phosphoglycerate mutase: MMTRKRPLALLILDGWGYRENTQKNAVFHANTPVLDQLTAKYPNSLISGSGIDVGLPDGQMGNSEVGHINIGSGRIVYQELTRISKAIDDGEFDTNPTLIKAIDDAIKADAAVHIMGLLSPGGVHSHQDHIEAMCRLSVKRGAKKVYLHAFLDGRDTPPRSAKPGLAHFEELFKTLGTGQVASLIGRYYAMDRDNRWDRVSQAYELITEGKGLHQATSAVEGIEAAYTRDENDEFVGSTAIPDAQGNIIKLEDNDALIFMNFRADRARQITRSFINADFDGFKRAVTPKINFVMLTEYAADIKAAIAYPSSDLVNTLGETLQNRDLTQLRISETEKYAHVTFFFNGGKEEPFKGEDRILVQSPKVATYDLQPEMSSVELTDKLVEAIESTQYDVIICNYPNGDMVGHTGNFDAAVKACEAVDSCIGRIVEALEKVGGECLITADHGNAEQMTDESTGQAHTAHTSELVPLIYVGRDAEIEKGGRLSDLAPTMLTLMGQEVPAEMTGRSIIQLKE; encoded by the coding sequence ATGATGACACGCAAACGCCCACTGGCACTGCTGATCCTCGATGGCTGGGGTTACCGTGAAAACACACAGAAAAATGCTGTTTTTCATGCCAACACACCGGTTCTAGACCAGTTAACTGCCAAATATCCAAATAGTTTAATCTCAGGTTCAGGCATCGATGTTGGTCTACCTGATGGCCAAATGGGTAATTCTGAAGTCGGCCACATCAACATTGGCTCTGGCCGCATCGTTTATCAAGAGCTAACTCGCATTAGCAAGGCTATCGATGATGGCGAGTTTGATACTAATCCGACTCTAATCAAGGCCATCGATGATGCGATCAAGGCTGATGCTGCAGTTCATATCATGGGGCTTTTGTCTCCTGGCGGCGTTCACAGTCACCAAGATCATATCGAAGCTATGTGCCGTCTATCGGTGAAGCGTGGTGCCAAGAAAGTTTATCTGCATGCCTTTTTAGATGGTCGCGATACCCCGCCTCGCAGCGCGAAGCCAGGACTTGCTCACTTTGAAGAGCTATTCAAGACCTTAGGCACTGGGCAGGTAGCCTCTCTAATAGGGCGTTATTACGCCATGGACAGAGACAATCGCTGGGATCGTGTATCACAAGCCTATGAACTGATCACGGAAGGCAAAGGTCTGCACCAAGCAACCAGTGCAGTCGAAGGTATCGAAGCTGCTTATACTCGTGATGAAAATGATGAGTTTGTTGGTAGTACCGCGATTCCCGATGCACAGGGCAACATCATAAAACTAGAAGATAATGATGCGCTGATTTTCATGAATTTTCGTGCCGATCGTGCCCGTCAAATTACCCGCAGCTTTATAAATGCCGACTTTGATGGTTTCAAGCGAGCGGTCACGCCGAAAATTAATTTCGTGATGCTAACTGAATATGCCGCCGATATAAAAGCCGCTATCGCTTATCCATCAAGCGACTTGGTTAATACGCTAGGTGAGACGCTACAGAATCGAGATCTGACTCAGCTACGTATCTCTGAAACAGAAAAGTATGCTCATGTGACTTTCTTCTTCAACGGCGGTAAAGAGGAGCCGTTCAAGGGCGAAGATCGCATTCTGGTTCAATCTCCTAAAGTTGCGACTTATGACCTGCAACCAGAGATGAGTTCAGTAGAATTGACCGATAAGTTAGTGGAAGCTATCGAGTCAACACAATACGATGTCATCATCTGTAACTACCCTAACGGTGACATGGTGGGTCATACTGGTAACTTCGATGCAGCAGTAAAAGCCTGTGAAGCTGTCGATAGCTGTATTGGTCGTATTGTCGAAGCGCTAGAGAAAGTCGGTGGAGAGTGCTTAATTACCGCCGATCACGGCAATGCCGAGCAAATGACCGATGAGTCAACCGGTCAAGCACACACCGCCCACACTAGTGAGTTAGTACCATTAATCTATGTTGGACGTGACGCAGAGATCGAAAAAGGTGGACGTTTGAGTGATTTAGCGCCGACTATGTTAACCTTAATGGGACAAGAAGTGCCTGCAGAGATGACAGGCCGCTCAATAATACAACTCAAAGAGTAA
- a CDS encoding rhodanese-like domain-containing protein has translation MQEYMEFFKANPMLSVAWVGLFIGLIVITIKTSVSKVKNVDHQEATMMINKQDAKVVDVRGKEEFKKGHIVGAINLPLADIKNNQLKTLENSKASPIIMVCNAGMTSSQAAQLMVKHGFENVTNLKGGMGEWQSNNLPVSKSKR, from the coding sequence ATGCAAGAATATATGGAATTTTTTAAAGCGAACCCGATGTTAAGTGTGGCTTGGGTTGGTTTGTTTATCGGACTTATCGTCATAACGATTAAGACAAGTGTTTCTAAAGTTAAAAATGTTGATCATCAAGAAGCGACTATGATGATCAACAAACAAGACGCTAAAGTGGTTGATGTGCGCGGGAAAGAAGAGTTTAAGAAGGGTCATATCGTTGGCGCTATCAACCTACCGCTAGCCGATATAAAAAATAATCAGCTTAAAACCCTTGAAAACTCAAAAGCGAGTCCCATTATAATGGTATGCAACGCTGGCATGACTTCGTCTCAAGCTGCTCAACTGATGGTTAAGCACGGTTTTGAAAACGTGACTAATCTGAAAGGTGGTATGGGTGAATGGCAGTCAAATAATTTGCCTGTTTCAAAAAGCAAAAGATAG
- the secB gene encoding protein-export chaperone SecB, translated as MAEVANNEQQGPQFNIQRVYTKDISFETPNSPAVFQKEWNPEVKLDLDTRSNKLSDDVYEVVLSLTVTAKNGEETAFLCEVQQAGIFAIAGLTEQQLAHSLGAYCPNVLFPYAREAIGSLVSRGTFPQLNLAPVNFDALFAQYVQQRQAAAADAPAEEANA; from the coding sequence ATGGCTGAAGTAGCAAACAACGAACAACAAGGTCCACAATTCAACATTCAACGTGTTTACACAAAAGATATCTCTTTTGAAACACCAAACAGCCCAGCTGTTTTCCAAAAAGAGTGGAACCCAGAAGTTAAGCTTGATCTAGATACTCGCAGCAACAAACTATCTGATGACGTATATGAAGTTGTACTGTCTTTGACTGTTACAGCTAAGAACGGCGAAGAAACTGCATTCTTATGTGAAGTTCAGCAAGCGGGTATCTTCGCTATCGCTGGTCTAACTGAACAGCAGCTAGCTCACTCTCTAGGTGCATACTGCCCTAACGTTCTTTTCCCATATGCTCGTGAAGCAATTGGTAGCTTAGTTAGCCGTGGTACTTTCCCACAACTAAACCTAGCACCAGTTAACTTTGACGCACTATTTGCTCAGTATGTTCAACAGCGTCAAGCTGCAGCAGCTGATGCACCAGCAGAAGAAGCTAACGCTTAA
- the gpsA gene encoding NAD(P)H-dependent glycerol-3-phosphate dehydrogenase: protein MKNTADITVLGAGSYGTALAISLASNGHRTMLWGHEPEHIENLKNDKSNEAFLPGIPLPDLLIPEADLATALAASNNVLVVVPSHVFGLVLSQAKPLLRKDSRIVWATKGLEPETGRLIQDVAREVLGDEYPLAVLSGPTFAKELAAGMPTAISIAGTDPQFTKDLVELLHSPKRLRVYANDDFIGLQLGGAVKNVIAIGAGLSDGIGFGANARTALITRGLVELTRLGEAMGAQASTFMGMAGLGDLVLTCTDNQSRNRRFGLALGKGSDVEAAQEEIGQVVEGYRNTKEVYTLAKRLGVEMPITEQVYQVLYKGKSPVDAAKELLSREQKSETSSAE, encoded by the coding sequence ATGAAAAACACTGCCGACATTACGGTACTGGGGGCGGGCTCTTACGGGACCGCCCTTGCCATTTCTTTAGCGAGTAATGGCCACAGAACCATGCTTTGGGGACACGAACCCGAGCACATAGAAAACCTGAAAAACGACAAGTCTAACGAAGCGTTTTTACCGGGTATTCCACTTCCTGACCTGCTGATCCCTGAAGCTGATTTAGCGACGGCTCTAGCTGCATCTAATAATGTACTAGTGGTCGTACCTAGCCATGTATTTGGTTTGGTACTGAGCCAAGCCAAACCGCTTCTGCGTAAAGATTCGCGTATTGTTTGGGCTACTAAAGGCCTAGAGCCTGAGACTGGCCGTTTAATACAAGATGTTGCCCGCGAAGTGTTAGGCGATGAGTATCCATTAGCTGTGTTATCGGGACCGACTTTTGCAAAAGAACTTGCTGCAGGCATGCCGACTGCGATTTCGATTGCGGGTACCGATCCTCAATTCACTAAAGATTTAGTTGAATTGCTGCACAGCCCTAAGCGTTTGCGTGTCTACGCCAATGATGACTTTATTGGTCTGCAATTGGGCGGCGCAGTTAAAAACGTTATTGCTATTGGCGCGGGTCTTTCTGATGGTATCGGTTTTGGCGCTAATGCTAGAACGGCTCTTATCACCCGCGGCCTAGTTGAGTTGACTCGACTCGGTGAGGCTATGGGGGCACAAGCCTCTACCTTTATGGGAATGGCCGGACTCGGTGATTTGGTACTAACGTGTACCGATAACCAGTCTCGTAATCGTCGCTTCGGTTTAGCATTGGGCAAAGGCTCAGATGTTGAAGCGGCTCAAGAAGAGATTGGCCAAGTGGTTGAAGGTTATCGCAACACTAAAGAGGTTTACACGCTAGCTAAGCGTTTAGGCGTCGAGATGCCGATTACCGAGCAGGTTTACCAAGTTCTGTATAAGGGTAAGTCTCCAGTAGATGCTGCTAAAGAGCTGCTCAGTCGTGAGCAGAAGTCTGAGACATCGTCGGCAGAATAG
- a CDS encoding NAD(P)/FAD-dependent oxidoreductase, with product MKHHDVIIIGAGAAGLMCAATAGYRGRDVLVLDNAKQAGRKILISGGGRCNFTNQKVEPANFICSNHHFVKSALARYRSSDFIELVERHGIEYHERDHGQLFCNDSAKEIVTMLLTECEWAGAQIKLRTEISEITKNSEGLFEVLTDKEHYSCQSLVIATGGLSMPKLGASPYGYHIAEQFGLKVLSTHAGLVPFTWHSEQKQRFEPLSGIAVPSTITAKDGTQFSEALLFTHRGLSGPTILQISNYWNPGEAISINLLPGEDVRAKIQQALEASPKQSLRNALSQWLPKRLVEVLFDESLLNKALNQLVHAEREQLALDLESWTLVMNGTEGYRTAEVTLGGIDTDELSSKTMEAKSVPGLFFAGEVMDVSGWLGGFNFQWAWSSGVAAGQAA from the coding sequence GTGAAACATCATGACGTCATCATTATTGGTGCTGGAGCCGCTGGCCTAATGTGCGCTGCGACTGCGGGTTACCGTGGTCGAGATGTATTGGTGCTCGATAACGCTAAGCAAGCGGGTCGCAAAATTCTTATTAGTGGTGGTGGCCGCTGTAACTTCACCAATCAAAAGGTTGAGCCTGCAAACTTTATTTGTAGTAACCACCACTTTGTAAAGTCAGCCCTTGCGCGTTACCGCTCGAGTGACTTTATCGAACTAGTTGAACGCCACGGTATTGAGTATCACGAACGCGATCACGGCCAGCTGTTTTGTAATGACTCGGCCAAAGAGATCGTCACCATGCTGCTTACCGAGTGTGAGTGGGCTGGCGCGCAGATTAAATTACGCACTGAAATCAGTGAGATCACTAAAAATAGCGAAGGTCTGTTTGAAGTCTTGACCGATAAAGAGCACTACAGCTGTCAATCGCTAGTTATCGCAACGGGTGGTCTGTCTATGCCAAAGCTTGGTGCCTCACCTTATGGTTACCATATTGCGGAGCAGTTTGGCCTAAAGGTATTGTCGACTCATGCTGGTCTCGTGCCTTTTACATGGCATAGTGAGCAAAAGCAGCGCTTTGAGCCGCTATCGGGTATTGCGGTGCCAAGTACCATTACCGCTAAAGATGGTACGCAGTTTAGTGAAGCGCTTTTATTCACTCATCGAGGCTTATCGGGTCCGACCATTTTGCAGATCTCTAATTACTGGAACCCTGGCGAGGCGATCAGTATCAACCTTCTGCCGGGTGAGGATGTACGCGCTAAGATCCAACAAGCACTTGAAGCTAGCCCGAAACAGAGCTTGCGTAATGCCTTGTCACAATGGTTGCCTAAGCGTTTAGTCGAAGTGCTATTTGACGAGAGCTTGCTTAATAAAGCTCTCAATCAACTTGTGCATGCCGAGCGTGAACAGTTAGCGCTGGATCTTGAGTCATGGACATTAGTGATGAATGGCACCGAGGGCTATCGCACCGCAGAGGTTACATTAGGCGGCATCGATACCGATGAATTGTCGTCAAAAACCATGGAAGCCAAGTCTGTCCCTGGCTTATTTTTTGCCGGTGAAGTGATGGACGTCAGTGGCTGGCTGGGAGGCTTTAATTTCCAGTGGGCTTGGAGCTCGGGCGTTGCGGCTGGACAGGCCGCATAA
- a CDS encoding HlyD family secretion protein, producing the protein MVSVRILMMISLCLTLNACDSGAKHVALGSLERQRIALTATTNEVVVALPVAQGSIVTKGTVLVQLDDTQQKSHVAKALADVAQATANYEKLLKGAREEEIAAARAAVAGTRARLQESEANYRRIASMAKDNLASKADLDRALASRDADAANLESAQENLLELVSGSREEDIRFALANLQASEAVLLGEQKKLDDLTIRATRDGILDNLPWNLGERVTQGSPLAVVLAGKAPFARVYVPEPYRVKISIGDALLVHVDGIDNPIEGKVRWISNEPAFTPYYALNQEERSRLMYLAEVQLPDSSAALPSGVPAQVEMP; encoded by the coding sequence ATGGTTTCTGTGCGCATACTGATGATGATTTCTCTGTGCCTAACGCTTAATGCATGCGATAGCGGCGCAAAACATGTGGCGTTAGGTAGTCTTGAGCGGCAACGTATCGCACTGACGGCAACTACCAATGAGGTTGTGGTCGCCTTACCTGTAGCGCAAGGTAGCATAGTCACCAAAGGCACTGTGCTGGTGCAACTCGATGATACACAGCAAAAATCCCACGTCGCCAAGGCATTGGCTGATGTTGCTCAAGCCACTGCCAATTATGAGAAATTACTTAAAGGTGCCCGTGAAGAGGAGATCGCAGCGGCCAGAGCTGCGGTGGCAGGGACTAGAGCGCGGCTGCAAGAGAGTGAAGCAAATTACCGTCGCATAGCCAGTATGGCCAAGGATAACCTTGCCAGTAAAGCCGATCTCGACCGTGCCTTGGCCAGCCGTGATGCGGATGCTGCTAACCTTGAGAGCGCTCAGGAAAACCTGTTGGAACTCGTCAGTGGTTCCCGTGAAGAGGATATTCGCTTCGCTTTGGCAAACCTGCAGGCCAGCGAGGCTGTGTTGTTGGGTGAGCAGAAGAAACTCGATGACTTAACCATTCGAGCCACCCGCGATGGTATTCTGGATAATTTGCCTTGGAATTTGGGTGAGCGCGTTACTCAAGGTAGTCCGTTGGCGGTGGTGTTGGCGGGTAAGGCTCCCTTTGCACGAGTCTACGTGCCTGAGCCTTACCGGGTGAAGATCAGCATTGGTGATGCGCTATTAGTCCATGTCGATGGCATCGACAATCCCATCGAAGGTAAGGTGCGCTGGATCTCCAATGAACCCGCTTTCACCCCCTATTATGCGCTTAATCAAGAGGAGCGCTCACGCCTGATGTACCTCGCCGAGGTGCAGCTCCCCGATAGCTCGGCAGCACTGCCCAGTGGCGTGCCAGCTCAGGTAGAGATGCCATGA